GGAGAAAGCATCCCCCTAGGAGCGCGGATTTTGGCCTGTGCCGATGCCTTTGATGCCATGACCTCCGATCGGGTTTATCGGAAGGCCCTGTCCTTTGAAGAGGCCAAGGCGGAACTACTGCGAAACAGTGGGACCCAGTTTGATCCCAGGGTCATCGCGGTTTTTCTCCAGTGCGAGGAGACGATTCGGCCCATCGTTTCCCGGGAAGCGGAAGGGAATGGTAGCGATGCTCATTGATGCGGCGATTATCTCCCTTGTGGTGGGGCTTTTACGTAAGGGCAGCCTGCAGAACCTAGGCAACTTAACGGTGCGGCAGATTCCTTTGATTCTCATCGCTTGCCTGCTTCAGGGGGGCTCCCTCTTTCTTGCCCAGCGGGGGGTGGACTTTTTTGTCCGGTTTGGCTCGTGGTTGAATTTGTTTTCCTTCGGGCTGTTGCTCATCGCCCTGTGGGCTAACCGCCACGAACGGGCCTTCGTAGTTATCGGCCTTGGTGTTCTGCTTAACGGGATTGTGATCTGTGCCAATGGCGGCCGGATGCCTGTTTCCATTGATAGTCTCGAGGCGGTGGGTCTGGGTGAACTGGGGGCTTTGTTGGAGACCGGGGACTATATTACCCATACCAAATTGACCGATGCCTCGGTGCTTACCTTTTTGGCGGACTGGCTGTATATCCCGGGGTACAAGCGGGCCCGGGTGTTTAGTATCGGGGATGTGATCATCTCCCTTGGTGTCTTTTGGTTGATCCAAAGGGCGATGGTTCAAAAAAGGGTGCAACCGAAAGAAGGCTTCTTTCGGCCTCCGGGGGCTTAGTTGAGCGGGTCTTTTCAGCATGCTATAATTGCAACAGGTGCGAAAGCCTGTGCACGGGGGAGCTCCCCCTTTTTGAGGACCCTTGGGTTCTTGGTTCCCTTTAGAGCAAAGGGTGAGGGGTGTGGACAACCCACTCACCGGGAAGAATCCAGCAAAGAGTGAGGTGGAGGTCGAGCGTCTACTCGACATGCCATTGTTTAAGCGGTTAAAGAAGCTGTTTGATACAAACGAAAAAGAGATCCGGCGGTTAGCGGCGGTGGTGGACCGGATCAATGCCCTGGAGCCGAAGTTCCAGGCCATGGGCGATGGAGAATTGCGCGCAATGACGGACCAGTTCCGCCAACGTCTCCAGCAGGGCGAGACCCTGGATGATCTTCTGGAGGAGGCCTTTGCCGTTACCAGGGAAGCCGCCCGGCGGACCTTGGGGCAACGACATTATGATGTGCAGTTGATGGGTGGTATTGTGTTGCACCAAGGTCGTATCGCGGAGATGAAGACCGGTGAAGGAAAGACTCTGGCGGCTACCCTTCCGGCCTACCTCAATGCCCTGACGGGCCGCGGTGTGCATGTGGTGACGGTAAATGATTATCTCGCCCAGCGGGACGCGGACTGGATGGGGGAGATCTATCGTTTTCTGGGGTTGTCGGTGGGGGTGATCAAACACGGCCTGGATTATGGGGAACGGAAAGCAGCCTATAGTTGTGACATCACCTACGGGACCAACAATGAGTTCGGCTTCGATTACCTGCGGGACAATATGGTGTTGTCTCCGGAGCACATGGTGCAGCGGGAACTGCACTATGCCATTGTGGACGAGGTGGACAGCATCCTAATCGACGAGGCCCGCACACCGCTGATCATTTCTGGGCAGGCGGAGGATGCCACTGACAAGTATCGCCTCTTTGCGGATATTGCCCCTAAGCTGAAGGTGGAAGAGGACTACCTGGTGGACGAGAAGGCGAAGACCATCAGCCTTACCGAAGCCGGTGTGGCCAAGGTGGAAAAGCTCCTGGGGATTGAGAATCTGTACGACGATGTGAACTTCGAACTTAACCATTATCTACTCAGCGCCCTAAAGGCCCTGCGCTTTTTCCGCCGGGACCGGGATTATGTGGTGAAGGACGGCGAGGTCATCATCGTGGATGAGTTCACCGGTCGGCTGATGTTCGGGCGCCGTTACTCCGACGGTTTGCACCAGGCGATCGAGGCTAAGGAGCGGGTGGCGGTTCAAAGTGAAAGCAAGACCTTCGCCAGTATCACTTTCCAGAATTATTTCCGCATGTATGAGAAACTGGCGGGGATGACCGGTACCGCAAAAACGGAGGAAGAGGAGTTCATCAGCATCTACGGCATGGACGTGGTGGTCATTCCTACCAACAAGCCCATGATCCGGAAAGACTATCCCGATGTGGTCTACAAGACCAAGGAGGCCAAGTACGCGGCGATCATCGAGGAGATTGTACAGTGTTACCAACGGAAGCAACCAGTGTTGGTGGGTACCGTCTCCATTGAGGTATCGGAGAAGCTAAGTGCCATGCTGAGCCGCCGGGGCGTGCCCCATCAGGTCCTAAATGCCAAGTATCATGAGAAGGAAGCGGAGATTATTAAGTTGGCGGGGCAAGCAGGGGCCGTGACCATCGCCACCAACATGGCTGGACGGGGTACCGATATTGTCCTGGGCGAAGGGGTCGTGGAGCTAGGTGGACTTCATGTGATCGGTACCGAGCGCCACGAGAGCCGGCGTATCGACAACCAGCTGCGGGGCCGCTCCGGTCGACAGGGAGACCCCGGTTCCTCCCGGTTTTATGTTTCCTTTGAAGACGATTTGATGCGCCTGTTTGGTTCCGACCGGATCAGCAGCATCATGGAACGGCTAGGATGGGAGGAGGATCAACCCATCGAGTCGCCCCAGGTGTCCAGGGTTATCGAGTCGGCCCAAAAGCGGGTAGAAGCCTATCATTATGACATTCGTAAACGGGTTTTGGAATACGACGATGTGCTGAACAAGCACCGGGAGATCATCTATTCCCAAAGGCGACTGGCCCTCACCAAAGAGTCGGTGCGGGAAGATGTCCTGGATATGGTGGACAAGACCATTGATGCCCTGGTGGCCAAGTTTGCCAGTAGTGAAATCTACCCTGAGGACTGGGATCTACCTGGGTTGCTGCAGGGTTTCAAGGATTTGGTGGCGGGACGCAGTACCCTTACGATCGAGGACATCACCTTCGGTAGCGCTGAGGAAATTGGGGCTCGGCTCAAGGGGGAAGCCCGTAGGATCTACCAGGAGCGGGAGAAGGAACTGACCCCTGAAGCCATGCGCAAGATCGAACGGTTGATCCTGTTGACCACCGTCGACGGCAAGTGGATGGAGCACCTGGACAATATGCGGGATCTGCAGGAAGGGATCGTC
The window above is part of the Bacillota bacterium genome. Proteins encoded here:
- a CDS encoding DUF5317 domain-containing protein, with amino-acid sequence MVAMLIDAAIISLVVGLLRKGSLQNLGNLTVRQIPLILIACLLQGGSLFLAQRGVDFFVRFGSWLNLFSFGLLLIALWANRHERAFVVIGLGVLLNGIVICANGGRMPVSIDSLEAVGLGELGALLETGDYITHTKLTDASVLTFLADWLYIPGYKRARVFSIGDVIISLGVFWLIQRAMVQKRVQPKEGFFRPPGA
- the secA gene encoding preprotein translocase subunit SecA; this translates as MFKRLKKLFDTNEKEIRRLAAVVDRINALEPKFQAMGDGELRAMTDQFRQRLQQGETLDDLLEEAFAVTREAARRTLGQRHYDVQLMGGIVLHQGRIAEMKTGEGKTLAATLPAYLNALTGRGVHVVTVNDYLAQRDADWMGEIYRFLGLSVGVIKHGLDYGERKAAYSCDITYGTNNEFGFDYLRDNMVLSPEHMVQRELHYAIVDEVDSILIDEARTPLIISGQAEDATDKYRLFADIAPKLKVEEDYLVDEKAKTISLTEAGVAKVEKLLGIENLYDDVNFELNHYLLSALKALRFFRRDRDYVVKDGEVIIVDEFTGRLMFGRRYSDGLHQAIEAKERVAVQSESKTFASITFQNYFRMYEKLAGMTGTAKTEEEEFISIYGMDVVVIPTNKPMIRKDYPDVVYKTKEAKYAAIIEEIVQCYQRKQPVLVGTVSIEVSEKLSAMLSRRGVPHQVLNAKYHEKEAEIIKLAGQAGAVTIATNMAGRGTDIVLGEGVVELGGLHVIGTERHESRRIDNQLRGRSGRQGDPGSSRFYVSFEDDLMRLFGSDRISSIMERLGWEEDQPIESPQVSRVIESAQKRVEAYHYDIRKRVLEYDDVLNKHREIIYSQRRLALTKESVREDVLDMVDKTIDALVAKFASSEIYPEDWDLPGLLQGFKDLVAGRSTLTIEDITFGSAEEIGARLKGEARRIYQEREKELTPEAMRKIERLILLTTVDGKWMEHLDNMRDLQEGIVLRAYAQQDPLLEYKFESNDMFNGMIAAIREDVTRYIFRVQPTSAQPVPRQRAVNLVASHGDEGKRAAQPRRVQKIGRNEPCPCGSGKKYKKCCGQNS